The Synergistaceae bacterium genome has a window encoding:
- a CDS encoding YeeE/YedE family protein codes for MRKDGSWSPYLAGAMSGVVAIGSAWFVGKFFGASTTFVRTAGMIEKLFSPERVAQMAYFIKEVPMVDWQWMFVVGIAIGAFISAITSGGFQIKMVPDMWEARFGSTIKPRAVTAFIGGIIAMFGARLADGCPSGHGLAGASQLAVSGYIALACFFVGGLISANLLYKGDDSK; via the coding sequence ATGAGAAAGGATGGGAGTTGGAGTCCTTATTTAGCAGGCGCGATGAGCGGCGTGGTAGCAATCGGCTCAGCCTGGTTTGTTGGTAAATTCTTCGGTGCGTCGACTACGTTCGTAAGAACGGCAGGAATGATTGAAAAGCTCTTTTCGCCGGAGAGGGTTGCCCAAATGGCTTATTTTATCAAAGAAGTGCCAATGGTAGACTGGCAGTGGATGTTCGTTGTCGGCATTGCCATCGGTGCGTTTATCTCCGCGATAACATCCGGAGGTTTTCAGATAAAAATGGTGCCTGATATGTGGGAAGCCCGTTTTGGTTCAACAATTAAACCAAGAGCGGTGACTGCTTTTATTGGCGGTATCATTGCCATGTTTGGCGCACGCCTGGCTGATGGCTGTCCCAGCGGGCATGGCCTTGCCGGTGCTTCACAATTGGCAGTCAGCGGATATATAGCTTTAGCCTGTTTCTTTGTCGGCGGGCTGATTTCAGCAAATTTACTGTATAAAGGAGATGACAGCAAATGA
- a CDS encoding TRAM domain-containing protein, with protein MSESGLSIVMRRLVRAVMVFICGAAGYQISNLVLDYNWWPSITLLHPIGTTIFIILLSACLGFILAPLFWLGLSKFSQFIESRLQNTSVPDLIVSLVGLVMGLLLANLIAMPMSRLPGGVGVYIAVLLNIALAYLGLRVFAKRRDDIWNVITNIGDIRLKLPKRKKKIGNGENVREEEVSTSAEYYFSVPKILDTSSIIDGRILDVAQTGFLEGTIVLPRFILAELQGVADSTDSLRRTRGRRGLSVVTELQKIGALNIEIPEITLKDLERDKVDEALVVLARRLGGKVITTDYNLNQVAQIEGVSVLNVNDLANSLKPMLLPGEDVEIDIIRIGKENHQGIGYLDDGTMLVVEDGYKHIGERVKVTVTSMLQTSAGRMVFGRISA; from the coding sequence ATGTCTGAATCAGGACTTTCCATCGTCATGAGAAGATTGGTACGCGCAGTTATGGTTTTTATCTGCGGGGCTGCCGGTTATCAGATATCGAATCTAGTCCTTGATTATAACTGGTGGCCGTCGATCACACTGCTTCACCCTATCGGTACGACTATTTTTATCATACTGCTGTCAGCATGCCTCGGCTTTATTCTTGCACCTTTGTTCTGGTTAGGTCTCTCTAAGTTCAGTCAATTTATAGAATCTAGATTACAGAACACAAGCGTGCCTGATCTGATAGTCAGTCTGGTCGGGCTTGTTATGGGGCTGCTTCTGGCAAACCTTATCGCTATGCCTATGTCAAGGCTTCCGGGCGGAGTAGGGGTCTATATAGCAGTCCTGCTGAACATAGCCCTTGCTTATCTTGGGCTGCGTGTTTTTGCAAAGCGCAGGGACGACATATGGAACGTTATCACAAATATTGGTGATATCAGGCTGAAACTTCCAAAGCGCAAAAAGAAAATAGGCAACGGTGAGAATGTAAGAGAAGAAGAGGTCAGCACATCTGCAGAATATTATTTTTCAGTTCCCAAAATACTTGACACAAGTTCGATCATTGACGGAAGGATACTGGATGTTGCACAGACGGGGTTCCTGGAGGGCACTATAGTGCTCCCGAGATTTATTCTTGCGGAACTGCAGGGAGTCGCCGACTCTACAGATTCTCTGCGCCGCACGCGTGGGAGGCGGGGCCTGTCTGTAGTTACAGAGCTTCAAAAAATCGGGGCTCTCAACATCGAAATCCCAGAAATTACGCTTAAGGATCTGGAAAGAGACAAGGTCGATGAGGCGCTTGTCGTTCTGGCAAGGCGACTCGGAGGCAAGGTCATAACTACCGACTATAACCTGAACCAAGTCGCGCAGATCGAGGGTGTCTCGGTACTTAACGTAAACGACCTTGCAAACTCGCTTAAACCTATGCTTCTGCCCGGAGAAGATGTCGAAATCGACATTATCAGGATCGGCAAAGAAAACCATCAGGGCATAGGCTATCTCGACGACGGGACAATGCTGGTAGTCGAGGATGGCTATAAACACATAGGCGAGAGGGTAAAAGTAACAGTGACATCAATGCTCCAGACTTCCGCGGGAAGAATGGTATTCGGCCGCATCAGCGCTTAG
- a CDS encoding WecB/TagA/CpsF family glycosyltransferase, producing MFNNTNAMTVLIVLFIAALCVFIQKFFKKYLESDQYYYLKDITLVAAWALFGIWAPDGPLRVTIAAGVVAACIGFCQKVTKGRNLRFLYFLVGLGFSLFGPRIAFIEFSHSEYYYLSYFASLTISTLWMGIFPIFFQEIDEVPGMCGLLLAISWTLVSAVILSSSQNLREASQICITGMIFLLVLWSRHIHAYRRLTEPLTALWGTLFAGVSILGISKGIPFYTLALLSIGLFALPLAETLLSVISAALSPKPTGNLIIYRKLIARGMDHASAIHTVVMICAITGCLAACFQIGADGFFSLITAAAVIFAVTGIFFRVKFASVGNKGFSRRPGLWGIRVDNISLNYAISQVQHWITSENTPHIIVTPDALAALRSRSDRRYRKIVREAGLVLPDGTGLIMALRIIGSPIQERIPGVEFTEHLCKRAAYEGWSVWLLGGGPGVSKIAGDVLAAKYPGLVIAGTNDGFFKADETGDICAEIAASGAKILFVGLGVPKQEYWLEDNLAATGAIVGMGIGGSMDVLSGRLSRAPKIWQKLGLEWLYRTIQEPWRWRRIMKLPIFVFYIFLTVMHIDWYKEDGPDVSYTNERP from the coding sequence ATGTTTAACAATACTAATGCAATGACAGTATTAATCGTACTTTTCATTGCCGCCCTCTGCGTCTTCATACAGAAATTCTTTAAAAAATACCTTGAAAGCGACCAGTATTACTACCTCAAGGACATAACTCTGGTTGCCGCTTGGGCGCTGTTCGGCATATGGGCCCCCGACGGCCCGTTGCGTGTGACGATAGCGGCCGGTGTCGTAGCTGCATGCATAGGTTTCTGTCAGAAGGTGACAAAAGGAAGAAATCTCCGATTTTTATATTTTCTCGTAGGGCTCGGTTTTTCATTATTCGGCCCGCGCATCGCCTTTATAGAGTTTTCTCATAGTGAATATTATTATCTCTCTTATTTTGCATCTCTTACTATAAGTACACTATGGATGGGAATATTCCCGATTTTTTTTCAAGAGATCGATGAAGTTCCAGGTATGTGCGGACTTCTTCTGGCAATCAGCTGGACTCTTGTATCCGCAGTGATACTCTCTTCTTCTCAGAATCTACGCGAAGCATCCCAGATATGCATAACAGGAATGATATTCCTGCTTGTCTTATGGAGCAGGCATATCCATGCTTACCGCAGACTTACAGAACCCCTTACGGCATTATGGGGGACGCTATTTGCAGGAGTATCGATCCTCGGAATAAGTAAGGGGATCCCATTTTATACCCTGGCACTCCTCTCCATTGGCCTTTTTGCCCTGCCGCTTGCTGAAACCCTGCTGAGCGTAATAAGCGCTGCATTATCACCCAAACCCACGGGAAATCTTATAATTTACAGAAAATTGATCGCCCGGGGTATGGATCACGCAAGCGCGATACATACGGTAGTCATGATCTGCGCGATAACCGGCTGTCTGGCTGCTTGTTTCCAGATAGGGGCTGATGGTTTCTTTTCTCTCATCACAGCAGCTGCCGTAATATTTGCAGTAACAGGTATCTTCTTCAGGGTCAAATTTGCCTCTGTTGGGAACAAAGGCTTCAGCAGGCGGCCCGGGCTTTGGGGCATAAGGGTAGACAATATATCCCTGAATTACGCGATATCACAAGTGCAGCACTGGATCACCTCGGAAAACACACCACATATAATAGTAACACCAGATGCTCTCGCGGCGTTGAGGAGCAGAAGTGACAGACGATACAGGAAGATAGTGCGTGAAGCAGGTCTTGTCCTGCCGGACGGCACAGGCCTTATCATGGCATTGCGCATTATAGGCAGCCCCATACAGGAGCGGATCCCGGGAGTTGAATTCACAGAACATCTTTGCAAACGTGCGGCCTATGAAGGCTGGAGTGTCTGGTTGCTTGGGGGAGGACCGGGGGTTTCGAAAATAGCGGGAGATGTGCTGGCTGCAAAATATCCGGGACTGGTGATCGCAGGAACCAACGATGGATTTTTTAAGGCTGATGAAACAGGGGATATATGTGCTGAGATCGCAGCAAGCGGGGCAAAAATACTATTTGTGGGACTCGGTGTGCCAAAGCAGGAATACTGGCTCGAAGATAATCTCGCAGCCACAGGTGCCATTGTCGGAATGGGAATAGGCGGCAGCATGGATGTCCTTTCGGGCAGACTTTCGCGTGCGCCGAAGATATGGCAGAAACTTGGGCTGGAGTGGTTATACAGGACTATTCAGGAGCCGTGGCGCTGGCGGCGTATCATGAAGTTGCCGATATTTGTTTTTTACATATTTCTTACGGTCATGCATATTGATTGGTATAAAGAAGATGGACCCGATGTCAGTTATACAAATGAAAGACCTTAG
- a CDS encoding YeeE/YedE family protein translates to MTILMYGLITGILFGFFLQKGRVLRYDKQIGALRLKDMTIVKFMLSHVLVAMVGIYFLNDLGLVKLSLKPTILGGVVIGGLIFG, encoded by the coding sequence ATGACCATTCTCATGTATGGTTTGATTACAGGTATCCTGTTCGGGTTTTTCCTGCAAAAGGGCCGCGTTCTTCGTTATGACAAACAAATCGGCGCCTTGCGCCTGAAGGATATGACCATCGTAAAATTTATGTTGTCCCACGTCCTTGTTGCTATGGTTGGCATCTACTTCCTAAATGATTTAGGCCTTGTGAAGCTTTCATTGAAACCAACAATCTTGGGCGGTGTTGTCATCGGCGGATTGATTTTTGG
- the recR gene encoding recombination mediator RecR: protein MTLPSSVQKLIKLWSKLPGVGEKTARRMVFFLLRQDPSWVKDFSCAVAQLTEEVHHCSECGNITDMEPCSICRDLMRNRKIICVVESDEDCVALEQAGIFNGLYHVLGGRVSPLDDQEIPKASIERLRARISELGIEELILATAPRIEGDLTAFAIQEAVCGLPVKITRLSYGLPVGGSIGFADRVTLHMALESRKEM, encoded by the coding sequence GTGACACTTCCAAGTTCGGTACAGAAACTTATAAAATTATGGAGCAAACTGCCAGGCGTCGGGGAAAAGACAGCGAGACGCATGGTATTTTTCCTTTTAAGACAGGATCCCTCTTGGGTGAAGGATTTTTCATGCGCCGTAGCACAGCTGACAGAGGAGGTCCACCATTGCTCCGAGTGCGGCAACATAACGGACATGGAACCATGCTCTATATGCCGTGATTTGATGAGAAACAGAAAAATCATATGTGTTGTGGAAAGCGATGAAGATTGTGTGGCTTTAGAACAGGCAGGGATATTTAACGGGCTTTATCATGTGCTCGGCGGGAGGGTATCTCCTCTTGACGATCAGGAGATACCGAAGGCAAGCATAGAACGACTGAGAGCTAGGATCTCTGAGCTTGGCATAGAAGAGCTGATCCTTGCCACAGCTCCGAGAATAGAGGGAGATCTTACTGCATTTGCCATACAGGAGGCTGTATGCGGACTGCCCGTGAAAATCACGCGGCTCTCTTACGGCCTTCCGGTCGGGGGCAGTATAGGTTTTGCCGATCGGGTAACGCTCCATATGGCTCTTGAATCCAGAAAAGAAATGTAA
- the ispF gene encoding 2-C-methyl-D-erythritol 2,4-cyclodiphosphate synthase produces MQKNTWSFIIVAGGSGSRIGGIPKQFRELNGIPLWRWSAETAEKLWAAGEIKELVLVLPPTNFKNVESEDDLRIPLKITAGGDTRSDSVMNGLKICSGSHVLVHDAARPFITAGLCRRLIKKTEECGSGVPLLASSDSLKKISGGKITCVDRKEYFRTQTPQAFEKKSLISAIEQYGSKGKDEAEAWLAAGRELGVVDGIESNFKITTSFDLAIAYALAEGNIERRTGHGFDVHKLIPGRRLILAGMEISDSVIGLLGHSDADIITHTVMDAILGAAGEPDIGTLFPASDVKWKDAASTGMLDSVVQRIRASGWKIEWVDITLEAQTPRLGDMVPMFIASLAPYLSESDGERNLNIKIKSGEGCGSVGRSECMICHGVATLSRRKGKIALNA; encoded by the coding sequence ATGCAGAAAAACACATGGTCGTTCATTATAGTTGCCGGCGGATCAGGAAGCCGCATCGGGGGCATACCAAAACAGTTCAGGGAACTTAACGGCATCCCCTTATGGAGATGGTCCGCTGAAACAGCAGAAAAACTTTGGGCTGCAGGGGAAATAAAAGAGCTTGTCCTTGTGCTTCCGCCCACAAATTTTAAAAATGTTGAGTCTGAAGATGATCTCAGGATCCCTCTGAAGATCACAGCCGGAGGAGATACACGATCAGACTCGGTAATGAATGGATTAAAGATATGCAGCGGGTCACACGTGCTGGTCCACGATGCGGCCCGCCCTTTTATAACCGCCGGACTATGCCGCAGGCTCATAAAGAAAACTGAAGAATGCGGCTCTGGCGTACCGTTGCTTGCCTCCTCAGATTCATTGAAAAAAATCTCCGGCGGTAAAATCACATGTGTTGACAGGAAAGAATATTTTCGCACACAGACCCCGCAGGCATTTGAAAAAAAATCGCTCATCTCCGCGATAGAACAGTACGGGTCTAAGGGAAAGGACGAGGCTGAGGCATGGTTAGCTGCCGGACGTGAACTTGGCGTCGTAGACGGAATTGAGTCAAACTTCAAAATTACGACCTCTTTTGACCTGGCAATAGCCTATGCTCTTGCTGAAGGAAACATAGAGCGCCGCACCGGACATGGTTTTGACGTCCATAAACTTATCCCCGGACGCAGGCTGATACTTGCCGGCATGGAGATCAGCGACTCCGTTATAGGACTGCTTGGCCATTCTGACGCTGACATTATTACGCACACAGTGATGGATGCCATTTTGGGAGCAGCGGGTGAGCCCGATATTGGGACCCTATTCCCCGCATCTGATGTAAAATGGAAGGATGCTGCAAGCACAGGAATGCTCGACTCTGTTGTACAAAGAATAAGAGCTTCGGGATGGAAGATCGAATGGGTCGACATAACTCTAGAAGCTCAGACACCAAGGTTGGGCGACATGGTTCCGATGTTTATCGCAAGCCTTGCGCCTTACCTCAGCGAGAGTGACGGTGAGCGCAATTTGAACATAAAGATCAAATCAGGAGAGGGATGCGGCAGCGTTGGACGCTCTGAGTGCATGATCTGCCATGGAGTGGCTACTCTTTCGAGGAGAAAGGGCAAAATCGCGCTTAATGCATAA
- a CDS encoding type IV toxin-antitoxin system AbiEi family antitoxin domain-containing protein, with protein sequence MNDCETILKMLKEGKGFITASEVTAAGIQRRALGELVTTNRVYRVARGIYALPETWEDEMYFLQYRFSKGIFSNETALYLHGLSDRTPMSYTLTFPHGYNAVGLKSLNANSKFVIPEIYDLGITEKPSPCGNPLRVYNVERTLCDIVKGKNAYDIQLVTQAMKAYAVSREKDVAKLVEYAERLRVKPKILRFMEVLL encoded by the coding sequence ATGAACGACTGCGAAACGATCCTGAAAATGCTTAAAGAAGGCAAGGGTTTTATTACCGCTTCGGAGGTAACTGCAGCGGGAATTCAGCGGCGCGCGCTGGGTGAGCTTGTGACGACAAATCGTGTTTATCGCGTGGCGAGAGGAATCTACGCGCTGCCTGAAACGTGGGAGGACGAAATGTATTTCCTGCAATATCGTTTTTCGAAAGGCATTTTTTCCAATGAAACGGCTTTGTATCTGCACGGACTTTCCGATCGCACACCGATGAGCTACACGCTGACATTCCCCCACGGCTACAACGCCGTGGGACTTAAAAGCCTTAACGCGAATTCAAAATTCGTAATACCCGAAATTTATGATTTGGGTATTACAGAAAAACCCTCCCCCTGTGGGAATCCTCTTCGCGTCTATAACGTGGAGAGAACACTATGCGACATCGTTAAAGGTAAAAACGCCTATGATATTCAGCTTGTGACTCAGGCAATGAAAGCCTATGCGGTTTCCAGGGAAAAGGATGTGGCAAAACTCGTGGAATACGCGGAACGGTTACGCGTAAAACCCAAGATACTCAGATTTATGGAGGTTTTGCTGTGA
- the guaB gene encoding IMP dehydrogenase: MAKKQSVNKFVSYQGFTFDDVLLVPGYSEVVPSAVDVSTTLTPQISLNVPICSAAMDTVTEGRLAIALAREGGIGILHRNLPVEQQAIEVDKVKRSESGVIVDPFFRHPEDMVREAVALMEHYHISGVPVVNENMRLVGIITNRDLRFVTNLDQPISNVMTKDNLITAPVGTTLDDAKNILMGTKVEKLPIVDKDGKLKGLITIKDILKAKAFPNATKDSRGRLRAGAAIGVGSDALERADALVKAGVDTIVVDTAHGHSKMVLDMVRRLHALYPDLPLVGGNIATAEAAEALIDAGADAVKVGIGPGSICTTRIVAGIGVPQVAAVMNVSEAAHRLGKTVIADGGIRYSGDIVKALAAGADVVMIGSLFAGTEESPGEAVIYRGRSFKSYRGMGSLGAMKEGCSKDRYFQEGTSEDKLVPEGIEGMVPHKGSLSGVIYQMVGGVRSGMGYVGAANIKMLHEEAKFVQVTAASMKESHPHDVVITKEAPNYWAE, from the coding sequence ATGGCAAAAAAACAGTCTGTAAACAAATTTGTAAGCTACCAGGGATTCACTTTTGACGACGTACTTCTGGTGCCAGGGTATAGTGAAGTAGTACCGTCCGCGGTCGATGTCTCTACAACCTTGACTCCGCAGATCTCACTCAATGTGCCGATCTGCAGCGCTGCAATGGATACAGTCACAGAGGGCCGCCTTGCCATTGCCCTTGCGCGTGAGGGCGGAATAGGGATACTGCACAGAAATCTTCCGGTCGAGCAGCAGGCAATAGAGGTAGACAAGGTAAAGCGCTCCGAATCAGGAGTGATTGTAGACCCGTTTTTTCGTCATCCGGAAGATATGGTACGAGAGGCTGTCGCACTTATGGAACATTATCACATATCCGGTGTGCCTGTTGTGAATGAAAATATGCGTCTTGTCGGAATCATCACGAACAGAGACCTCCGCTTTGTCACGAACCTTGACCAGCCTATATCAAACGTGATGACAAAGGATAACCTCATAACTGCGCCGGTAGGCACGACACTTGACGATGCCAAGAATATACTTATGGGGACAAAGGTAGAAAAACTGCCCATAGTAGACAAAGACGGAAAATTGAAAGGACTCATAACAATCAAGGACATCCTCAAAGCGAAGGCATTCCCTAACGCCACGAAGGACTCCCGCGGGCGGCTCCGTGCCGGAGCTGCAATAGGAGTAGGCTCTGACGCCCTTGAGAGGGCGGACGCCCTTGTAAAGGCCGGAGTAGACACAATAGTAGTCGACACAGCGCATGGCCATTCAAAAATGGTGCTTGATATGGTCAGAAGACTCCATGCACTTTATCCTGACCTGCCGCTGGTTGGCGGCAATATTGCTACTGCAGAGGCAGCAGAGGCTCTTATAGACGCGGGGGCTGATGCGGTTAAGGTCGGCATAGGCCCAGGCTCAATATGCACCACAAGGATAGTGGCCGGGATAGGCGTACCACAGGTGGCAGCTGTCATGAATGTATCCGAGGCCGCACACAGACTTGGTAAGACAGTGATAGCAGACGGAGGGATCAGATATTCCGGTGACATTGTCAAAGCTCTGGCAGCAGGAGCTGATGTTGTAATGATAGGTTCTCTCTTCGCCGGCACCGAAGAAAGCCCCGGTGAAGCAGTCATATACAGAGGCCGCTCCTTCAAGAGCTACCGCGGCATGGGCTCCCTTGGCGCCATGAAAGAGGGCTGCAGCAAAGATCGTTACTTCCAGGAGGGTACATCCGAGGATAAGCTTGTCCCTGAAGGTATAGAGGGTATGGTACCGCATAAGGGTTCTCTCTCAGGCGTTATTTACCAGATGGTTGGCGGTGTGCGTTCTGGAATGGGATACGTCGGTGCTGCAAACATCAAAATGCTTCATGAGGAAGCCAAATTTGTGCAGGTAACCGCGGCATCTATGAAAGAAAGCCATCCGCACGATGTCGTGATCACGAAGGAAGCTCCTAATTATTGGGCAGAATAA
- a CDS encoding YbaB/EbfC family nucleoid-associated protein yields MNMDKILKQAQKMQAQMALAQEELGKNIVEGTAGGGMVKAKVNGHGEVLSISISPEVVRPDDVEMLEDLVLSAVKDAIGKSKEMADKAMSSVTGGMGGFPGLK; encoded by the coding sequence ATGAATATGGATAAAATACTGAAACAGGCACAGAAAATGCAGGCACAAATGGCTCTGGCTCAGGAAGAATTAGGTAAAAATATAGTTGAAGGCACAGCCGGCGGCGGCATGGTCAAGGCAAAAGTAAATGGTCATGGTGAGGTTCTGTCTATCTCTATCTCTCCTGAAGTAGTACGACCAGATGATGTGGAGATGCTGGAAGATCTCGTTTTAAGCGCGGTAAAGGATGCCATAGGAAAGAGCAAGGAAATGGCAGACAAGGCCATGAGCTCTGTAACCGGCGGAATGGGCGGCTTTCCCGGACTGAAATAG
- a CDS encoding nucleotidyl transferase AbiEii/AbiGii toxin family protein, producing MITKNPMQLKTFIKKKAEENNISSQLVMQNYMMERLLERISLSPYRKNFILKGGFLIAAIVGLNTRTTMDLDTTIKGLDLTHESIDRIFKEICAIKVEDNITFNVLRTTEIREGDDYPGLRVALEANYHPLAVPLTVDVTTGDKITPREVKRSLRLLFDDRSISVMTYNLETVLAEKIETVLYRNIANTRPRDFYDIYILTALYGQQLDLTVLKQALLETARKRGSLQILPEYRQIIQDIQASPRMRDFWEQYRGRFNYVKNISFDDACKSVLMIMENTYGVPHINDSPEV from the coding sequence GTGATTACAAAAAATCCGATGCAATTGAAAACGTTTATTAAGAAAAAAGCGGAAGAAAATAATATTTCAAGTCAGCTTGTTATGCAGAACTATATGATGGAACGGCTTCTGGAACGTATCTCCCTCTCTCCCTACAGGAAGAACTTTATTCTCAAAGGCGGATTTCTAATAGCCGCCATCGTGGGCCTGAATACGCGTACGACAATGGACTTGGATACCACAATAAAGGGGCTGGACTTAACACACGAGTCTATCGACAGGATATTCAAGGAAATCTGCGCTATCAAGGTAGAAGACAATATTACCTTCAATGTACTGCGGACGACTGAAATTCGTGAGGGAGACGATTATCCCGGACTGCGTGTAGCGCTGGAAGCAAACTACCACCCCCTTGCAGTGCCATTAACCGTGGATGTGACAACAGGCGATAAAATTACTCCCCGCGAAGTGAAACGTTCTTTGCGGCTCCTTTTTGACGACCGCAGTATTTCGGTCATGACGTATAACCTGGAAACGGTACTTGCGGAGAAGATTGAAACTGTATTGTACCGCAATATAGCGAACACCAGACCGAGGGATTTTTATGACATTTACATTCTTACTGCTCTCTACGGCCAACAGCTGGATTTAACAGTCTTAAAACAGGCATTGCTTGAAACTGCCCGAAAAAGAGGCAGCCTGCAGATTTTACCCGAGTATAGGCAAATAATTCAAGATATACAGGCAAGTCCAAGGATGCGGGACTTTTGGGAGCAATACCGAGGGAGATTCAATTACGTAAAAAATATTTCATTTGATGATGCCTGTAAATCAGTTCTGATGATTATGGAAAACACGTACGGGGTCCCGCATATTAACGACTCGCCAGAAGTTTGA
- a CDS encoding metalloregulator ArsR/SmtB family transcription factor encodes MDRDFEKFNEAAELLKVLAHPVRLCIVKGLLSKGECNVSYMQSCLHEPQSTISQHLQKLKAAGVITGARNGKEIKYRVSDNRVEALITALFL; translated from the coding sequence ATGGATCGCGATTTTGAGAAGTTTAACGAAGCAGCAGAGCTTCTGAAGGTTTTGGCTCACCCTGTGCGTCTTTGCATTGTAAAAGGATTGTTAAGCAAAGGTGAATGTAACGTTTCTTACATGCAGTCATGCCTCCATGAACCGCAATCCACAATTTCACAGCATCTGCAAAAATTAAAAGCAGCGGGTGTCATAACAGGCGCGCGGAACGGGAAGGAAATCAAATACAGGGTAAGCGATAATCGGGTTGAAGCATTGATAACAGCATTATTTTTATAG
- a CDS encoding transposase, with product MRCSPSARTQRTVSSTADISTGKKLLYRVMSQLISEVDRLTGNNRESVLIADDSLFSRQRSKKVGLLSRVFGHTSHIYCRGFRMLTLGWSDGNTFLPVNFSLLSSPRDENVICPGQEADKRTNGYKRRKLARMSTTDVIIEMLHNAGSIPAIFVLFDVVCYRRCRKDAFPCSPYRRICRFMIYNSGPCSCSSFSFSALRVSRIIFNEAVLFSMFFSCSSPASRIILITSGLLPPSLGSSALCHCFSVCIQ from the coding sequence ATGCGGTGCTCTCCTTCAGCAAGAACACAGCGTACCGTTTCCTCAACAGCGGACATTTCAACTGGAAAAAAACTTCTGTATAGGGTAATGTCTCAGCTCATTTCAGAAGTCGACCGCCTGACAGGAAACAACAGGGAGTCGGTGCTTATAGCAGATGATTCCCTGTTTAGCAGACAGCGCAGCAAGAAAGTGGGACTGCTTTCTAGAGTGTTCGGCCATACAAGCCATATATACTGCCGCGGGTTCCGTATGCTTACCCTTGGATGGTCTGACGGCAACACATTCCTTCCGGTCAATTTCAGCCTTCTGAGCTCACCAAGAGATGAAAATGTGATCTGCCCGGGCCAGGAGGCCGATAAGCGTACCAACGGCTATAAGCGGCGTAAACTTGCAAGGATGTCGACAACGGATGTTATTATTGAAATGCTTCACAATGCAGGCAGTATACCCGCAATATTCGTGCTCTTCGACGTAGTGTGCTATAGACGCTGTCGCAAGGATGCTTTCCCATGTAGTCCTTATCGCCGTATTTGCCGGTTTATGATCTACAACTCAGGTCCCTGCTCCTGTTCCAGTTTTTCCTTTTCTGCATTGAGAGTTTCCAGGATCATTTTCAATGAGGCGGTTTTATTTTCGATGTTTTTCTCCTGTTCCTCGCCTGCTTCCAGAATCATCTTGATTACTTCCGGATTATTGCCGCCGAGCCTGGGGTCCTCTGCTCTATGCCACTGTTTTTCAGTATGTATCCAGTGA